A window of the Thermodesulfobacteriota bacterium genome harbors these coding sequences:
- a CDS encoding multiheme c-type cytochrome — protein sequence MKKRGSIGSAVLPAIVAGCLLLLWAGSSSAARMAPGPSKDPNTGKAYAGSETCKKCHAQKYSDWKNTIHAWMVRPIAKGDFKNVKADLTAEGAPKPDQYDWAYVIGGWYKEERYAFWDEKGNIIDGEFEYNKPKNHFSLRKKKDGSLSRLDWFDECGNCHATGVNYKERTFIEFNIGCEACHGPSADHAKAPKKVKAVIDTHTENCGRCHIRARMKGDLKKFNYPVYYELNKPETLTKDLDFEPYTAPGSFWPDQKNANRHRQQYLEWIKSPHSEVKGLSCATCHDPHKGSLSYRTGQLKGDERVFCGKCHEAIVANPKKHSGHRYDVASCSSCHMPYTIASGSIPNHTFEAIPPSKTLQYGVDEKTGKPKMPNSCGIYCHTKESAADLDVKYKAIFKKM from the coding sequence ATGAAGAAAAGGGGAAGCATCGGTTCAGCGGTCCTTCCGGCGATCGTCGCCGGCTGCCTGCTGCTCTTGTGGGCCGGATCCTCATCCGCCGCCCGCATGGCGCCGGGCCCGTCGAAGGATCCCAACACGGGCAAGGCGTACGCGGGCTCGGAAACCTGCAAGAAGTGTCACGCGCAAAAGTACAGCGACTGGAAGAACACCATCCACGCATGGATGGTCCGGCCGATCGCCAAGGGAGACTTCAAGAACGTGAAGGCCGACCTGACGGCGGAAGGCGCTCCGAAACCCGATCAGTACGACTGGGCGTACGTGATCGGCGGCTGGTACAAGGAGGAGCGCTACGCGTTCTGGGACGAGAAGGGGAACATCATCGACGGCGAGTTCGAGTACAACAAGCCGAAGAACCATTTCTCCCTCCGGAAGAAGAAGGACGGAAGCCTGTCGCGGTTGGACTGGTTCGACGAGTGCGGGAACTGCCACGCAACGGGCGTCAACTACAAGGAACGGACGTTCATCGAGTTCAACATCGGCTGCGAGGCGTGCCACGGCCCCTCGGCGGACCACGCGAAGGCGCCCAAGAAGGTCAAGGCGGTGATCGACACGCACACCGAGAACTGCGGCCGCTGCCATATCCGGGCGCGCATGAAAGGCGACCTGAAGAAGTTCAACTACCCCGTCTACTATGAGCTGAACAAGCCCGAAACGCTGACGAAGGACCTCGATTTCGAACCGTACACCGCTCCCGGCTCCTTCTGGCCGGACCAGAAGAACGCGAACCGCCACCGCCAGCAGTACCTGGAATGGATAAAGAGCCCCCACAGCGAAGTGAAGGGATTGAGCTGCGCCACCTGCCACGATCCGCACAAGGGAAGCCTTTCCTACCGGACGGGGCAGCTCAAGGGCGACGAGCGGGTCTTCTGCGGGAAGTGCCATGAGGCGATCGTGGCCAACCCGAAGAAGCACTCCGGGCACCGTTACGACGTCGCGTCCTGCTCGTCCTGCCATATGCCGTACACGATCGCGTCGGGCTCGATCCCCAACCACACCTTCGAGGCGATTCCGCCGTCGAAGACGCTGCAATACGGGGTGGACGAGAAGACCGGCAAGCCGAAGATGCCCAATTCCTGCGGCATCTACTGCCATACCAAGGAGTCCGCGGCCGATCTGGACGTGAAGTACAAGGCGATCTTCAAGAAGATGTAA
- the phnD gene encoding phosphate/phosphite/phosphonate ABC transporter substrate-binding protein has translation MLLRPSRIFAFCLLCLAAAPAAWAKEGDPIRFGVIPRFNPHLTYEYYQPLMDYLGRTTPYRFELRPGRTYLETIEDLRTGVTDIAYLGGATFALANHRFGARALVKPRNAEGGTTYRCFIIVRKDSPVRTIRDLKGKRMAFGARRSTTGSLIPSYMLFEAGVTPDRLQQLANLHNHEEVAKAVLKGIYDAGAVKDVAAWKYQAQGLRIVAESEDLPNAPITAGPTLPKEAETAIVKALLSLDPGRPGGKAVMAQWGPELRHGFVPARNEDYDFLYRKIASIPTGCGIRCHRTNPFLEK, from the coding sequence ATGCTGCTCCGCCCCTCGAGAATATTCGCCTTCTGCCTGCTCTGCCTGGCCGCGGCGCCGGCCGCGTGGGCGAAGGAGGGGGATCCCATCCGGTTCGGGGTGATCCCCCGCTTCAACCCGCACCTTACGTATGAATATTACCAGCCGCTCATGGATTACCTGGGCCGGACAACTCCCTACCGCTTCGAGCTGCGCCCGGGAAGAACCTACCTGGAGACGATCGAGGATCTCCGGACAGGGGTCACCGACATCGCCTACCTCGGCGGGGCGACGTTCGCCCTCGCGAACCACCGGTTCGGCGCCCGCGCGCTCGTCAAGCCGAGGAACGCCGAGGGGGGGACGACCTACCGCTGTTTCATCATCGTCCGGAAGGACAGCCCCGTCCGGACGATCCGGGATTTGAAGGGGAAGCGGATGGCCTTCGGGGCGCGCCGATCCACGACGGGGAGCCTGATCCCGAGCTACATGCTTTTCGAGGCCGGGGTGACGCCGGACCGGCTGCAGCAGCTGGCGAACCTCCACAACCACGAGGAGGTCGCAAAGGCCGTCCTCAAGGGGATCTACGACGCCGGGGCCGTCAAGGACGTGGCCGCCTGGAAATACCAGGCGCAGGGACTGCGGATCGTCGCGGAGTCGGAGGATCTGCCGAACGCCCCGATCACGGCGGGGCCGACGCTTCCGAAGGAGGCGGAAACCGCCATCGTGAAGGCGCTCCTGTCGCTCGATCCCGGCCGGCCCGGGGGGAAGGCGGTTATGGCGCAGTGGGGACCCGAGCTCCGGCACGGCTTCGTCCCGGCCCGCAACGAGGATTATGACTTCCTGTACCGGAAGATCGCCTCCATCCCGACCGGGTGCGGAATCCGTTGCCACCGGACGAACCCGTTCCTCGAAAAGTGA
- a CDS encoding Nramp family divalent metal transporter: MVTFRRFSKTRLLLFLSVLGPGIITASVDNDAGGIATYSIAGAHFGYALLWTLAPITVALIVVQEMVARMGVVTGKTLADLIREKFGVRPTFFLLVALVLANLGNTVAEFAGWASAWEIFGVSKYLSVPLGAVAVWFLVVKGTYRVVEKVFLVACGVFLTYPVAAYLASPDWGAVGRSVLVPAPRLDGTYLTLLIGIVGTTIAPWMQFYMQSAVVEKNVQVEHYGLTRIDVIFGCFVTAVVALSIIVACGATLSAQGTRIEDAKDAAVALAPLAGTYASWLFAFGLANASLFAASILPLATAYCVCEGMGWESGVDKDFRTAPQFFWLYTGLIVVGGALVLYPRAPLILIMYLSQVVNGILLPFVLIFMLRLINDAELMGEHVNSRAFNGIAWTTTGVMIVLTALLVAVTVFPGLPALVGL; the protein is encoded by the coding sequence ATGGTGACGTTCCGCCGTTTCAGCAAAACGAGGCTCCTCCTGTTCCTGTCCGTCCTCGGGCCCGGGATCATCACGGCTTCCGTCGACAACGACGCGGGCGGGATCGCCACCTACTCGATCGCGGGTGCGCATTTCGGGTACGCGCTGCTCTGGACCCTCGCCCCCATCACGGTCGCGCTGATCGTCGTCCAGGAGATGGTCGCGCGGATGGGCGTCGTCACGGGAAAGACGCTGGCCGACCTCATCCGGGAGAAGTTCGGCGTGCGCCCCACCTTCTTCCTGCTGGTCGCGCTGGTGCTGGCCAACTTGGGCAACACGGTGGCGGAGTTCGCGGGATGGGCGTCGGCGTGGGAGATCTTCGGCGTCAGCAAGTATCTCTCCGTCCCCCTCGGCGCGGTGGCCGTCTGGTTCCTCGTGGTGAAGGGGACCTATCGGGTGGTGGAGAAGGTCTTCCTGGTCGCCTGCGGCGTCTTCCTCACCTATCCCGTCGCGGCGTACCTGGCGTCGCCCGACTGGGGCGCCGTCGGCCGGAGCGTCCTGGTCCCCGCCCCGCGGCTCGACGGGACGTACCTCACGCTCCTCATCGGGATCGTGGGGACGACCATCGCCCCCTGGATGCAGTTCTACATGCAGTCCGCCGTCGTGGAGAAGAACGTCCAGGTGGAGCACTACGGGCTGACCCGGATCGACGTGATCTTCGGCTGCTTCGTCACCGCCGTCGTGGCGCTTTCGATCATCGTGGCGTGCGGCGCGACGCTGTCCGCGCAAGGCACGCGCATCGAGGACGCCAAGGACGCGGCCGTGGCGCTGGCGCCGCTCGCCGGGACGTACGCCTCCTGGCTGTTCGCCTTCGGTCTGGCCAACGCGTCGCTGTTCGCCGCGTCGATCCTGCCGCTGGCCACCGCCTACTGCGTCTGCGAGGGGATGGGGTGGGAGTCGGGCGTCGACAAGGACTTCCGGACCGCGCCGCAGTTCTTCTGGCTGTACACCGGCCTCATCGTCGTCGGGGGGGCGCTGGTCCTTTATCCCCGGGCGCCTCTGATCCTCATCATGTACCTTTCGCAGGTCGTCAACGGGATCCTGCTGCCGTTCGTCCTGATCTTCATGCTGCGGCTCATCAACGACGCGGAGCTGATGGGGGAACACGTCAATTCGAGGGCGTTCAACGGGATCGCCTGGACGACCACGGGCGTCATGATCGTCCTGACGGCCCTTCTGGTCGCCGTGACGGTCTTCCCCGGTCTTCCCGCGCTGGTCGGACTTTAG
- a CDS encoding ATP-binding protein, which yields MAAGTAAILATAVAFHYFLLESEKGHLLVREERIAQTLAVSMRLPFTQILLYEETGTVAEAGLLDLYVSRMTENPGLDIPYAMVLDPEGRVLSHSDLTQFNRNMDDPLSMKALAATDIVVTPVGDPFRGGSFDVAAPLNVSSRRFGTLRFGYSLSGLARSVRQLREKILLLTVLAAAGMIVLAFAASRVMVRPIRRLVGALDSVRLGTLEPVPLPGRRDEIGDLQESYRMMIDRLAREKAERESTQELLARTERMATVGTLAAGIAHEINSPLTGAMHSVSALKSGSVPEGKRERYLQVLSDGLDRIRRAVSQLLDYSTGHAMNYADCDLSALVARTVDFLDYEIRRNGIAVESRLPPLSIRGDAHKLEQVLVNLVLNAVAAMPAGGRLSFHHLENGPFVTLVVADTGEGIRGEDLERIFEPFFTTKKDGKGTGLGLAVCRKIVERHGGTIAVSSRPGEGAEFRISLPRMPEQGGEHGG from the coding sequence ATGGCCGCCGGCACGGCCGCCATCCTCGCCACCGCCGTCGCCTTCCACTACTTCCTCCTCGAATCGGAGAAGGGGCACCTTCTGGTGAGGGAGGAGAGGATCGCGCAGACGCTCGCCGTCTCTATGCGGCTCCCCTTCACGCAGATCCTCCTCTACGAGGAGACGGGCACCGTGGCGGAAGCGGGCCTCCTCGACCTGTACGTTTCCCGGATGACCGAGAACCCGGGCCTCGACATCCCGTACGCGATGGTGCTCGACCCGGAGGGCAGGGTCCTTTCGCACAGCGACCTGACGCAGTTCAACCGGAATATGGACGATCCGCTGTCGATGAAGGCGCTGGCGGCGACGGACATCGTCGTAACCCCCGTCGGCGACCCGTTCCGTGGGGGATCGTTCGACGTGGCCGCCCCCCTGAACGTCTCCTCCCGTAGGTTCGGCACGCTGCGGTTCGGCTACTCCCTCTCCGGCCTCGCGCGGAGCGTCCGCCAGTTGCGGGAGAAGATCCTGCTCCTCACGGTCCTCGCCGCGGCCGGGATGATCGTCCTCGCGTTCGCCGCATCGCGGGTTATGGTGCGGCCGATCCGGCGCCTGGTGGGCGCGCTCGATTCCGTGCGGCTCGGGACGCTCGAGCCCGTTCCGCTCCCCGGCCGGCGCGACGAGATCGGCGACCTTCAGGAAAGCTATCGGATGATGATCGACCGGCTTGCCCGGGAGAAGGCGGAGCGGGAAAGCACGCAGGAGCTGCTCGCGAGGACGGAGAGGATGGCGACGGTGGGCACCCTCGCCGCGGGGATCGCCCACGAGATCAACAGCCCCCTGACCGGCGCCATGCACAGCGTCTCCGCCCTGAAGTCCGGCTCCGTGCCGGAAGGGAAGCGGGAGCGTTACCTCCAGGTGCTTTCGGACGGCCTCGACCGCATCCGCCGGGCGGTCTCCCAGCTCCTCGACTACTCGACCGGGCACGCGATGAACTACGCCGATTGCGACCTTTCGGCCCTCGTCGCCCGGACGGTGGATTTCCTCGATTACGAGATCCGCCGGAACGGGATCGCGGTCGAGAGCCGCCTCCCCCCGCTGTCGATCCGCGGCGACGCCCACAAGCTGGAGCAGGTCCTCGTGAACCTGGTGCTGAACGCCGTGGCGGCGATGCCCGCGGGCGGGCGGCTTTCGTTTCATCATCTGGAGAACGGGCCTTTCGTCACGCTGGTCGTCGCCGATACGGGGGAGGGGATTCGCGGGGAGGACCTGGAGCGTATCTTCGAACCGTTCTTCACCACGAAGAAGGACGGGAAGGGGACCGGGCTGGGGCTCGCGGTCTGCCGGAAGATCGTCGAGCGGCACGGCGGGACGATCGCCGTTTCGTCCCGCCCGGGCGAGGGGGCGGAATTCCGCATCTCGCTCCCGCGGATGCCGGAGCAGGGAGGGGAACATGGCGGTTGA
- a CDS encoding sigma-54 dependent transcriptional regulator produces the protein MAVEGRRILVVEDDPGLRFTMTDALEGEGFAVADAGNGAEALRRLREEAFDIVVTDLRLPDGDGMEILREAKAKVPPSSVVVMTGYGTVESAVAAMKSGAEDYLTKPFPMDALLLLFGKILRVRALEEENRELKRRITAQFRFEELVGKSKAMRDVFELVSAVAGTDATVLVLGESGTGKELVARALHRRGKRKDGPFVALNCAAIPESLFEAELFGHERGAFTGADHRRAGRIEQADGGTLFLDEVAEVPVSTQAKLLRVLEERSFTRLGGSERVKVDIRVVSATNRGDLQEMVDAGEFRSDLFYRLNVFEIRLPPLRSRREDIPLLVEHFAERLGGLRVSDAAMARLIDHRFPGNVRQLWNAMERASILCKDGMIRPEQLPPDFADARISPEAPASEEIVPLKEAVRRFEADYIDKALQASGGSKSRASDLLGIGRKALWERLKR, from the coding sequence ATGGCGGTTGAGGGAAGGCGCATCCTTGTCGTGGAGGACGATCCCGGCCTGCGGTTCACGATGACGGACGCGCTGGAAGGGGAGGGATTCGCGGTCGCGGACGCCGGGAACGGTGCGGAGGCGCTCCGGCGGCTCCGGGAGGAGGCGTTCGACATCGTCGTGACCGACCTGCGGCTTCCCGACGGGGACGGGATGGAGATCCTCCGGGAGGCCAAGGCGAAGGTCCCGCCGTCCTCGGTGGTCGTGATGACGGGGTACGGCACCGTCGAATCGGCCGTGGCGGCGATGAAAAGCGGGGCGGAGGATTACCTGACGAAGCCGTTCCCCATGGACGCCCTCCTGCTCCTGTTCGGTAAGATCCTCCGGGTGCGGGCGCTCGAGGAGGAGAACCGGGAGCTGAAGCGGCGCATCACCGCGCAGTTCCGTTTCGAGGAGCTGGTCGGGAAGAGCAAGGCGATGCGGGACGTCTTCGAGCTGGTTTCCGCCGTCGCCGGGACGGACGCCACCGTGCTTGTTCTCGGCGAGAGCGGGACCGGCAAGGAGCTGGTCGCCCGCGCGCTGCACCGCCGGGGGAAGCGGAAGGACGGCCCGTTCGTCGCCCTGAACTGCGCCGCCATCCCGGAGAGCCTGTTCGAGGCCGAGCTGTTCGGACACGAGAGGGGCGCGTTCACGGGCGCCGATCATCGCAGGGCGGGGAGGATCGAGCAGGCCGACGGCGGAACCCTTTTCCTCGACGAGGTCGCCGAGGTGCCCGTTTCCACCCAGGCGAAGCTCCTCCGGGTGCTGGAGGAGCGCTCCTTCACGCGGCTCGGGGGGAGCGAGCGGGTCAAGGTCGACATCCGGGTCGTCTCCGCGACGAACCGGGGGGACCTGCAGGAGATGGTGGACGCGGGGGAATTCCGCAGCGACCTTTTCTACCGCCTCAACGTCTTCGAGATCCGGCTTCCCCCTTTGCGGAGCCGGCGGGAGGATATCCCGCTGCTGGTAGAGCACTTCGCCGAAAGGCTCGGGGGACTCCGGGTTTCGGACGCGGCCATGGCGCGGCTGATCGACCACCGGTTTCCGGGAAACGTCCGCCAGTTGTGGAACGCGATGGAACGGGCATCCATCCTCTGCAAGGACGGGATGATCCGCCCGGAACAGCTCCCTCCGGATTTTGCCGACGCGCGGATTTCCCCCGAGGCTCCCGCGTCGGAGGAGATCGTTCCCCTGAAGGAAGCCGTCCGGCGGTTCGAGGCGGATTACATCGATAAGGCGCTGCAGGCGTCCGGCGGGAGCAAGTCCCGCGCTTCCGATCTTCTCGGGATCGGCAGGAAGGCCTTGTGGGAACGGCTGAAACGCTGA